A single region of the Nicotiana sylvestris chromosome 6, ASM39365v2, whole genome shotgun sequence genome encodes:
- the LOC138870481 gene encoding uncharacterized protein, with the protein MQMTLRVMKDTTTQSVELDSYRLQDVTVNWYESWKLSRGEDAPPAVWQEFTKAFLRHYLPPELRRARIDRFLTLQHGNMTVREYSLQFDLLAMYAPAIVSKMEDRVHWFVMGLEPHLLNDCMPVSLQPDMDITHIQEYAQNVEERKQKSGQNFRASGSQYRGESSQMRLPLPGCAQCGKQYVGQCRMRLGVCYTCGYLNHILRDCPMRGDESIAQPTGFVAGLSTSVRPIGQGSQAPISRGRGRGEASSSSSPQNRIYVLAGR; encoded by the exons ATGCAAATGACATTAAGGGTAATGAAGGACACTACGACTCAGTCAGTTGAGCTAGATTCCTATAGACTCCAAGATGTcacagttaattggtacgagtcttggaaATTGTCCAGAGgagaggatgcccctccagcagtatggcaggagtttacaaaagcttttcttcgtcattatctaccaccagagcttagacgggCCAGAATTGATAGGTTTTTGACCCTTCAACATGGTAACATGACTGTTCGAGAatacagtcttcagtttgatttgtTGGCTATGTATGCTCCcgctattgtatctaagatggaggatcgggttcactgGTTCGTGATGGGGTTAGAACcgcacttgcttaacgattgtatgccggtctcacttcagccagacatggatattacTCATATTCAGGAATACGCTCAGAATGTAGAGGAGCGTAAGCAGAA gtctggtcagaatttcagggcctcaggttctcaatataggggtgagtcaagtcaGATGAGGTTGCCCTTGCCAGGATGTGCTCAGTGTGGTAAGCAGTATGTCGGGCAGTGCCGTATGAGGTTGGGTGtctgttatacttgtggttatctgaACCACATTTTGAGGGATTGTCCAATGAGAGGTGATGAAAGCATAGCTCAGCCAACGGGATTTGTAGCTGGTTTGTCAACATCAGTACGCCCCATTGGGCAAGGTTCACAAGCACCAAtaagtcgtggtagaggcagaggcgaaGCTTCTAGCTCAAGCAGTCCTCAAAATCGCATTTATGTGTTGGCAGGACGATAG